In Chitinophagaceae bacterium, the genomic window ATTTTCCCCTGCGCAAAGAATACCCGGTAGAAGACCAAACCAGATCTGATAAAGATGATGAAATGTTTGGCAGGGGAAATTATAAAGGTTGATTTAAAAGTGAATTTGCAGCAAAGCTGCTTCAAAAAATAATATGTCAGAAGCTACAGAACATATATTGTTGCCGAAAGGTTCTTTGGAAAAGCAAACCACTACGCTAAACCTTGGCCCAACGCATCCAGCAACACACGGTGTATTTCAAAATGTGCTGGAAATGGATGGCGAACGCATCATGAAAGCCACATCTACCGTAGGGTATATTCACCGGGCTTTTGAAAAAATTGCAGAACGAAGGCCATTATACCAAATCCAGCCATTAACTGACAGGCTCAATTATTGTTCATCTCCCATTAATAATATTGGCTGGCAGCTTACCTGCGAAAAATTGCTGGGCGTTAAAACACCCAAAAGGGTAGATTACCTTCGCATTATTATTATGGAGCTAGCCCGTATTTCCGATCACCTTATTTGTAATTCAATAGTAGGTGTGGATAGCGGTGCTTATACAGGGTTCCTTTATGTAATGCAGTTTCGGGAACTTATTTATGAAATTTATGAAGAGGTTTGCGGGGCACGCCTCACCACTAATATTGGCCGTATAGGCGGCTTTGAAAGAAATTTTACACCGGTGGCATGGGAAAAGCTGGATAAATTTCTCGACGAAAAAACAGGGTATCCGGCACAATTACGAGAATTTGAAAACCTGTTTACCCGCAACCGTATTTTTATGGAACGCACCATTGGTTGCGGCGCAATAAGTGCAGAAAGAGCATTGAATTACAGCTTTACCGGCCCCAATTTACGTGCTGCAGGTGTTGATTATGATGTAAGGGTACATACAGCTTACAGCAGTTACGAAGAATTTGATTTTACCATTCCTGTTGGCAGTACCGGCGATTGTTACGATAGGTTTTTGGTGCGTAACCAGGAAATGTGGCAAAGCCTTAGCATTATAAAACAGGCCTATCAAAAAATACAAGCCATCAAAGGTGCCGATGCAGAAGTGTACCATGCAGATGTGCCGGAATTTTATCTTCCCAAGAAAAAAGATGTTTATACCAAAATGGAGGAGCTCATCTATCATTTTAAAATAATAATGGGCGAAACAGAAATGCCAAAAGGCGAAGTATATAATAGTGTGGAAGGTGCAAATGGTGAGTTGGGTTTTTATTTTGTAAGCGATGGAGGAAGAACGCCATACCGCCTGCATTTTAGGAGACCATGTTTTATTTATTACCAGGCTTATCCTGAATTAATTGAAGGAGGCTTACTTAGCGATGCCATTATTACCATGAGTAGCCTAAATTTAATTGCAGGCGAATTAGATGCTTAATAAAATTTTGTGTTTAGCAATATGAGTGTTGAATTTTCAAAAGAAAAACTGGAAAAAGTAGCTGAAATCATCAGCCACTACCCCGAAGGCAGGCAAAAAAGCGCTTTGCTGCCCGTACTGCATTTAGCGCAGGAAGAATTTGGCGGATGGCTTGATGTGCCTGTTATGAATTATGTAGCAACCCTATTAAAGCTGGAGCCTATTGAAGTATATGAAGTGGTGAGCTTTTACTCCATGTATAACCAAAAGCCCGTAGGTAAATATGTGTTTGAAGTATGCCGTACCGGCCCATGTATGGTTTGCGGATGCGATGATATCATTGATTACATCAGGCAAAAACTAAATATTGAAGAAGGCGAAACTACAACAGATGGGATGTTTACTTTAAAAACCGTTGAATGCCTTGGCGCCTGCGGCTATGCTCCCATGATGCAATTGGGTAAAATTTATAAAGAACAATTAACCCGTGAAAAAGTAGATACAATTATTGAAGAATGTAAGGGGTTGAAAGTTTAGATTTAAAATTTAAAAATTAATAATTATGGAAGCAATAATACCTTACTTAAATTTTAACGGCAATGCAGTAGAGGCTTTGGCCTTTTACTGCAAGGCTTTGAATGGTGCGGTTACCATGCAATCTACATTTGGCGAAGCCAATATGGCGCAGGATGATAATATGAAAAATAAAATATTACATGCCGTATTTGAAATGGGTAGTTTAAAGTTTATGGTTAGTGATTGTCCTCCGGGTGTAAGTACACTATCAGGCAACCAGGTAAGTTTATCGCTAAATTTTACCAGCCTCGAAGCTATCGAACATACCTTTGCTGCATTGGCTGAAGGCGGTACGGTTACGATGCCTATCCAGGATACTTTTTGGGGTGCAAGGTTTGCCATGACAAAAGATAAGTTTGGCGTACACTGGATGTTTAATTACGATTATCCTAAAAAATAAAATAATGTATCAAAAGTAAATAAGCATGCAATAAAGGGTTTGAATATTTACAATTGATTTTTGATATTGACAATGACCAAAAAAATTTTATTAAAAGACGCCAATGTTCCGGGCATAAAATCTTTTGATGTATACCGCAGGCAGGGTGGGTACAGCTGTGTAGTGAAAGCATTAAAAATGAAGCCGGAAGAAATTGTGGATGAAGTAAAAAAGAGCGGCCTTCGGGGCCGTGGCGGCGCCGGCTTCCCTACTGGTTTAAAATGGAGTTTTATAGCAAAGCCAGCAGGTGTACCACGGCATCTGGTGGTTAATGCCGATGAAAGCGAACCTGGTACTTTTAAAGACCGTTACCTCATGGAATTTATTCCGCATCTTTTGCTTGAAGGAATGATCGTGTCTTCATTTGCGCTGGGCAGTAATGTAAGTTACATTTACATACGTGGAGAATATGCATGGATAACCAATATTTTAGAAGAAGCTATTGCAGAAGCAAAGCAAAATGGCTTTTTAGGAAAAAATATTATGGGCAGCGGTTTCGATTGTGAAATTTATGTACAACGAGGCGCAGGCGCTTATATCTGCGGAGAAGAAACTGCTTTAATTGAATCGCTTGAAGGCAACAGGGGCAACCCAAGAATAAAACCACCCTTTCCGGCAGTAAAAGGAGTGTGGGAAAGGCCAACTGTGGTAAACAATGTAGAAACTATTGCTGCTGTAGTACCCATCATCAACGAAGGTGGGGAAGCGTATGCAAAAATAGGTGTAGGAAAATCCACCGGTTCCAAATTAATTTCTGCCTGTGGCAATATTAATAAACCAGGTGTTTATGAAATAGATATGACCATTTCGGTAGAAGAATTTATTTACAGTGATGAATACTGCGGCGGCATATCCAATGGTAAAAGATTAAAAGCTTGTATCCCCGGCGGCTCCTCGGTACCCATATTGCCGGCAAATTTATTGCTCACTACCGCCAAAGGCGAAAAAAGATTAATGAATTACGAAAGCCTTGCCGATGGCGGCTTTGCAACCGGCACCATGATGGGCTCTGGCGGATTTATTGTATTAGATGAAGACCAGTGTGTGGTAAAACACACTTATACCTTAGCAAGGTTTTACCGCCACGAAAGTTGCGGCCAGTGCAGCCCTTGCAGGGAAGGCACAGGCTGGCTTGAAAAATTATTGCATAAAATTGAAACAGGCAAAGGCGCCATTAAGGATATAGATTTACTTTGGGATGTGCAGCGCAGGATCGAAGGCAATACCATTTGCCCGTTGGGAGATGCCGCCGCATGGCCGGTGGCTGCCGCTATCAGGCATTTTAGGGATGAGTTTGAGTGGCATGTAAATAATCCTGAACTGTGCCTAAGGGAAAATTATGGATTGGCACATTATGCAGATGAACTTAAAGTTGATGCAGTGTAAATATTTAATAAGAAAATTTCAATTTCTGAATTAGAGAAATTAAATGATATAGGTTGTTTGATGAGAAGTTCCTGAAGTGCAGGGAATAAATAAAACAATATGGCAGACGAAATTAAAAAAGAAACCCCGGCAAAACTAAAAGTTACCATTGATGGGTTTACCATTGAGGTGGCCCCGGGCACAACAATATTAGATGCGGCACGCCAAATAAGTTTTGAAGTAGCGCCGCAGGCCATGTGCTATTACAGTAAGCTGGAAGATACAGGAGGCAAGTGCCGTACCTGCCTGGTAGAAGTAGCTGCAGGTTCTTCCGCCGACCCAAGGCCAATGCCTAAATTAATGGCAAGTTGCCGCACAACAGTAATGGATGGGATGATAGTTAAAAATACTACCAGCGAAAGGGTGCTTGATGCAAGAAAAGGTGTGGTAGAATATTTGCTTATTAACCATCCATTAGATTGCCCTATTTGCGACCAGGCCGGCGAATGTTACCTGCAGGATTTGAGCTACGACCATGGCAATTCCGGAAGCCGGTACGAATTTGTAAAAAGGACTTTTAAAAAAGAAGATATTGGCCCTTACATACAGTTACACATGACACGTTGTATACTTTGCTACCGCTGTGTTTATGTAGCTGCTCAACTAACCAACCAAAGGGTGCATGGTGTTATTGAAAGAGGCGATCATGCTGCTATTTCTACCTATATCAGCAAAGCAATTGATAACGATTTTAGCGGAAATATGATTGATGTGTGCCCTGTTGGTGCATTAACCGATAAAACTTTCCGCTTTAAAAACAGGGTGTGGTTTACCAAGCCCGTAGATGCCCATAGAAATTGCGAAACGTCAAATTGCTGTGGTAAAACAACTTTGTGGTTAAGGGGCGATGAAGTGTACAGGGTAACAACCCGTAAAGACCCTTTTGGCGAAGTGCAAAGTTTTGATGGTAAACCGGGCTGGATTTGTAACACCTGCAGATTCGATAAAAAGAAAACATGTGATTGGGTAATTGAAGGGTTAACTACCATATCCCGGCATTCGGTAATTGGCGCCAATAAATATAAAACAGATGACAAACCACAGGAAACTTTTGGAGAAGTAATGGATGGAAGGAAACCAAAATTATTGATGGACATTCATAACGTAAGTGGCGTTAATGAAGAAAACAGGGATTTGAGCAAACTCAACCGCCCTGCAAATTCTTCTGATTTTAATGATTAAAATAACAGTACTCAAAAATACTAAATGATTGACTTATTATTTTTTGACTGGGCAATGTTTATTGAAAAACTGGTGCTTATTATTGTAGTGGTTTCTGTTTCATTAGTGGTAGCCATGTACACCACTTTTGCCGAGAGAAAAGTTGCCGGAATTTTGCAGGACAGGCCGGGACCAAACCGGGCAGGGCCATTTGGCATGTTACAACCACTTGCAGATGGGTTAAAATTATTTTTTAAGGAAGAGATAATACCCAATTTTTCTTCTAAAGCCTTATTTATTTTAGGGCCGGCACTGGCCATGCTTACCGCTATAATGACCAGCGCCGTAATTCCCTGGGGCAGCAAAATAATATTACCAGGCGGCAGGGAAGTAGCGTTGCAAATTGCCGATGTAAACATTGGTATTTTATATGTATTTGGAGTGGTAAGTATGGGTGTATATGGCATTATGATTGGGAGCTGGGCAAGTAATAATAAATATTCATTAATGGGCGGGCTCCGGGCTGCATCGCAAATCATAAGTTATGAACTGGCAATGGGTATATCATTTATTGCGTTGCTAATGATAACCGGCACACTTAGTTTAAATGAAATTGTTGTACAACAACAAAAAGGGGCATTGGGTGGTTTGCTTAGCTGGAATATTTGGAAACAACCTTTAGGTTTCCTCATCTTTTTGATATGCGCTTTTGCAGAATGTAACCGTACGCCATTTGATTTGCCGGAGGCAGAAAATGAACTTATTGGAGGATACCATACCGAGTATTCATCTATGAAACTTGGCCTTTACCTGTTTAGCGAATACATCAATATGTTTATAAGCAGTGCGGTAATGGCTACATTATTTTTTGGTGGTTACGATATTCCTTTTGTGGATGAATCTTCTTTATCACCAAACATTGCGGCAATATTAGGTATCGTTTCCCTGTTTCTAAAAATCATTTGCTTTATATTTTTATTTATGTGGGTGCGGTGGACCATTCCACGCTTCCGATATGATCAATTGATGAGATTAGGATGGAGGATTTTAATTCCGCTGGCATTATTTAACATGCTGGTAACAGGAGCAGTAATTTTATTCCTTAATAAGTAAGGGTTAACATATTTTTGTAAAACTTAGTGAAAAAGAAATGCAGGCATTAACCAACAAGGCAAAACCAGTAGACAGAAGGCCAATGAACCTTTGGGAAAGGTTGTATTTGCCGGCAATATTTAAAGGTATGTTTATAACATTCGGGCATATTTTTAAGAAAAAGCCTACCATACAATATCCCGAAAAAACCCGTCCGTTCAGCCCGGTATTCAGGGGTTTGCAAATTTTGAACCGAGATGAAGAAGGGCGTGAAAACTGCACTGCATGTGGCTTGTGTGCTGTTGCCTGCCCTGCAGAAGCCATTACCATGGAGGCGGCAGAGCGTTTGCCGGGAGAAGAGCATCTTTACCGGGAAGAAAAATATGCCGCTAAATACGAAATCAATATGCTGCGGTGTATTTTTTGCGGCTTTTGCGAAGAGGCCTGCCCCAAAGATGCCATTTATTTGAGCGAAACTTTTGCGCCGGCAGATTACCAGCGTAAACAATTTATTTATAATAAACAGGATTTATTAATACCTCATCCAAAAGAAAACCCGGAGGAGTATAAAAAAGCTTTGGGCAACAGGGCCAAAAAAGAAAGTTAAAAATTACGTAAGTAAAAAAAAGAATGGTAACAGTTTTATTTTATATTTTATCGGCAATGGCAGTGGGAAGTGCACTAATGATGCTGTTTTCGAAGAATCCCGTAAAAAGTATTTTGTGGCTGATTGTGGTATTCTTTTCCATTAGCGGCCATTATGTGTTATTAAACGCACAGTTCCTTGCCATAGTCAATATTATTGTATATGCCGGGGCAATAATGGTGTTGTTTTTATTTGTGGTAATGCTCATGAACCTCAATGCAGAATCGGAACCCGTAAAAAATTACCGGCTTCGGCTGGTTGGAATTATTTCTGGCGGCTGCCTTTTTTTGGTGTTGCTTGCAGCATTTAAAGATTCCGGGGTACACAATACCGTATTGATGAAAACTGGTGAATCGGGGTTGATTGAAAAACTAGGTAAAACATTATTCACCAATTATGTGTTGCCTTTTGAAATTAGTAGCGTGCTTTTTTTAAGCGCCATGATAGGTGCAGTAATTATTGGTAAAAAAGATAAACCTGTTTAATTTATACTCATGAAAAAACTTATTATTTTAATGCTGGCCACCTGTTGCTTTACAGGAAATGTACATGCTCAAATTGATTTAAAAAATATTGACCTAAGGAAGATTGATTTATCCAA contains:
- a CDS encoding NADH-quinone oxidoreductase subunit D; this encodes MSEATEHILLPKGSLEKQTTTLNLGPTHPATHGVFQNVLEMDGERIMKATSTVGYIHRAFEKIAERRPLYQIQPLTDRLNYCSSPINNIGWQLTCEKLLGVKTPKRVDYLRIIIMELARISDHLICNSIVGVDSGAYTGFLYVMQFRELIYEIYEEVCGARLTTNIGRIGGFERNFTPVAWEKLDKFLDEKTGYPAQLREFENLFTRNRIFMERTIGCGAISAERALNYSFTGPNLRAAGVDYDVRVHTAYSSYEEFDFTIPVGSTGDCYDRFLVRNQEMWQSLSIIKQAYQKIQAIKGADAEVYHADVPEFYLPKKKDVYTKMEELIYHFKIIMGETEMPKGEVYNSVEGANGELGFYFVSDGGRTPYRLHFRRPCFIYYQAYPELIEGGLLSDAIITMSSLNLIAGELDA
- a CDS encoding NAD(P)H-dependent oxidoreductase subunit E, producing MSVEFSKEKLEKVAEIISHYPEGRQKSALLPVLHLAQEEFGGWLDVPVMNYVATLLKLEPIEVYEVVSFYSMYNQKPVGKYVFEVCRTGPCMVCGCDDIIDYIRQKLNIEEGETTTDGMFTLKTVECLGACGYAPMMQLGKIYKEQLTREKVDTIIEECKGLKV
- a CDS encoding VOC family protein, coding for MEAIIPYLNFNGNAVEALAFYCKALNGAVTMQSTFGEANMAQDDNMKNKILHAVFEMGSLKFMVSDCPPGVSTLSGNQVSLSLNFTSLEAIEHTFAALAEGGTVTMPIQDTFWGARFAMTKDKFGVHWMFNYDYPKK
- the nuoF gene encoding NADH-quinone oxidoreductase subunit NuoF, which produces MTKKILLKDANVPGIKSFDVYRRQGGYSCVVKALKMKPEEIVDEVKKSGLRGRGGAGFPTGLKWSFIAKPAGVPRHLVVNADESEPGTFKDRYLMEFIPHLLLEGMIVSSFALGSNVSYIYIRGEYAWITNILEEAIAEAKQNGFLGKNIMGSGFDCEIYVQRGAGAYICGEETALIESLEGNRGNPRIKPPFPAVKGVWERPTVVNNVETIAAVVPIINEGGEAYAKIGVGKSTGSKLISACGNINKPGVYEIDMTISVEEFIYSDEYCGGISNGKRLKACIPGGSSVPILPANLLLTTAKGEKRLMNYESLADGGFATGTMMGSGGFIVLDEDQCVVKHTYTLARFYRHESCGQCSPCREGTGWLEKLLHKIETGKGAIKDIDLLWDVQRRIEGNTICPLGDAAAWPVAAAIRHFRDEFEWHVNNPELCLRENYGLAHYADELKVDAV
- a CDS encoding (2Fe-2S)-binding protein; translated protein: MADEIKKETPAKLKVTIDGFTIEVAPGTTILDAARQISFEVAPQAMCYYSKLEDTGGKCRTCLVEVAAGSSADPRPMPKLMASCRTTVMDGMIVKNTTSERVLDARKGVVEYLLINHPLDCPICDQAGECYLQDLSYDHGNSGSRYEFVKRTFKKEDIGPYIQLHMTRCILCYRCVYVAAQLTNQRVHGVIERGDHAAISTYISKAIDNDFSGNMIDVCPVGALTDKTFRFKNRVWFTKPVDAHRNCETSNCCGKTTLWLRGDEVYRVTTRKDPFGEVQSFDGKPGWICNTCRFDKKKTCDWVIEGLTTISRHSVIGANKYKTDDKPQETFGEVMDGRKPKLLMDIHNVSGVNEENRDLSKLNRPANSSDFND
- the nuoH gene encoding NADH-quinone oxidoreductase subunit NuoH, whose amino-acid sequence is MIDLLFFDWAMFIEKLVLIIVVVSVSLVVAMYTTFAERKVAGILQDRPGPNRAGPFGMLQPLADGLKLFFKEEIIPNFSSKALFILGPALAMLTAIMTSAVIPWGSKIILPGGREVALQIADVNIGILYVFGVVSMGVYGIMIGSWASNNKYSLMGGLRAASQIISYELAMGISFIALLMITGTLSLNEIVVQQQKGALGGLLSWNIWKQPLGFLIFLICAFAECNRTPFDLPEAENELIGGYHTEYSSMKLGLYLFSEYINMFISSAVMATLFFGGYDIPFVDESSLSPNIAAILGIVSLFLKIICFIFLFMWVRWTIPRFRYDQLMRLGWRILIPLALFNMLVTGAVILFLNK
- a CDS encoding NADH-quinone oxidoreductase subunit I encodes the protein MQALTNKAKPVDRRPMNLWERLYLPAIFKGMFITFGHIFKKKPTIQYPEKTRPFSPVFRGLQILNRDEEGRENCTACGLCAVACPAEAITMEAAERLPGEEHLYREEKYAAKYEINMLRCIFCGFCEEACPKDAIYLSETFAPADYQRKQFIYNKQDLLIPHPKENPEEYKKALGNRAKKES
- a CDS encoding NADH-quinone oxidoreductase subunit J, whose protein sequence is MVTVLFYILSAMAVGSALMMLFSKNPVKSILWLIVVFFSISGHYVLLNAQFLAIVNIIVYAGAIMVLFLFVVMLMNLNAESEPVKNYRLRLVGIISGGCLFLVLLAAFKDSGVHNTVLMKTGESGLIEKLGKTLFTNYVLPFEISSVLFLSAMIGAVIIGKKDKPV